In Candidatus Thermoplasmatota archaeon, the following proteins share a genomic window:
- a CDS encoding ABC transporter ATP-binding protein, with protein MAAVRDPSRGEGRIENLAADGLLSLRGVTKSFGGLRAVDGVSFDVRPGEIVALIGPNGAGKTTLFSIVAGELAPDAGDVRFDGERIAGLPPHRIAARGLVRTFQTPREFGSLTVLENVVLAAPGHPGETLGGLLRPRRWKAFEREVRTRATELLETTGLAGVAELPAHELSGGQKKLLELSRALMAKPRMVLLDEPVAGVNPALAATILDRLEQLRREGLTFLLVEHDMEVVLRRCDRVVAMHEGRKLVEGTPEEVRADPRLLESYLGG; from the coding sequence GTGGCGGCCGTCCGGGATCCTTCCCGAGGAGAGGGTCGTATCGAGAACCTAGCCGCCGACGGGCTCCTGTCGCTGCGCGGCGTGACGAAGTCGTTCGGGGGCCTGCGCGCCGTCGACGGCGTTTCGTTTGACGTCCGGCCCGGGGAGATCGTGGCGCTCATCGGCCCCAACGGCGCGGGCAAGACCACGCTCTTCTCCATCGTGGCCGGCGAGCTTGCGCCCGACGCGGGGGACGTGCGGTTCGACGGAGAGCGGATCGCCGGCCTTCCGCCGCACCGGATCGCAGCGCGCGGCCTCGTCCGCACCTTCCAGACGCCCCGCGAGTTCGGGAGCCTGACTGTGCTCGAGAACGTCGTGCTCGCCGCGCCCGGGCATCCGGGCGAGACCCTCGGGGGGCTTCTGCGGCCGCGCCGCTGGAAGGCCTTCGAGCGCGAGGTGCGCACGCGCGCGACCGAGCTTCTCGAAACGACGGGCCTTGCGGGCGTCGCGGAGCTCCCGGCCCACGAGCTCTCCGGCGGCCAGAAGAAGCTCCTCGAGCTCTCCCGCGCGCTCATGGCCAAGCCGCGCATGGTGCTGCTCGACGAGCCCGTGGCCGGCGTGAACCCCGCGCTTGCCGCCACGATCCTCGACCGGCTCGAGCAGCTGCGACGGGAGGGCCTCACCTTCCTGCTCGTCGAGCACGACATGGAGGTCGTGCTGCGTCGGTGCGACCGCGTCGTCGCCATGCACGAAGGCCGCAAGCTCGTGGAAGGAACGCCCGAGGAGGTCCGCGCCGATCCGCGGCTCCTCGAAAGCTACCTGGGGGGCTGA
- a CDS encoding branched-chain amino acid ABC transporter permease, whose translation MTFLDPDLAFFLTFAGLYMLLALGLNLQWGYGGLFNLGVAGFWAMGAYGFVWLSSRHADPSLAYPGHWGHGLPIPVGILGAIALTTVFAVAVAYPALRLRADYLAIVTIGFSEIFRRFLVNEQSITGGVHGVGPIGPIPRPFPDLRAAEAEVYMMLVVVGLFLVLLVLAQYLSRSPWGRSLRAVRDDEAAAQALGKDAFRLKLSAFAMGASFMGLAGALYALFTRFIEPVSKFTPVDTFFVATAVILGGLGNHRGAALGAFALWGVTYGLLRFKDQLPDFLQPKIDFVRLALIGVFLIVVVLWRPSGILPEERVVSRT comes from the coding sequence GTGACGTTCCTCGATCCCGACCTCGCGTTCTTCCTGACCTTCGCGGGGCTGTACATGCTCCTTGCGCTTGGCCTCAACCTCCAATGGGGCTACGGGGGTCTCTTCAATCTGGGCGTGGCCGGATTCTGGGCCATGGGCGCCTACGGGTTCGTCTGGCTCTCGTCGCGGCACGCCGACCCGAGCCTTGCCTACCCGGGCCATTGGGGCCATGGCCTTCCGATCCCCGTGGGCATCCTTGGCGCCATCGCGCTCACGACCGTGTTTGCGGTGGCCGTGGCCTATCCGGCCTTGCGCCTCCGGGCCGACTACCTCGCCATCGTCACGATCGGCTTTTCGGAGATCTTCCGCCGCTTCCTCGTCAACGAGCAATCGATCACGGGCGGCGTGCACGGCGTGGGACCCATCGGCCCCATTCCCCGACCGTTCCCCGATCTTCGCGCCGCCGAGGCCGAGGTGTACATGATGCTCGTGGTCGTCGGGCTGTTCCTCGTCCTGCTCGTGCTCGCGCAGTACCTCTCGCGCTCCCCGTGGGGGCGGTCGCTGCGCGCCGTGCGCGACGACGAGGCCGCCGCGCAGGCGTTGGGGAAGGACGCGTTCCGGCTCAAGCTTTCGGCCTTTGCCATGGGCGCTTCGTTCATGGGTCTTGCGGGGGCTCTCTACGCGCTGTTCACGCGTTTCATCGAGCCCGTGAGCAAGTTCACCCCCGTCGACACGTTTTTCGTGGCCACGGCCGTCATCCTGGGCGGGCTTGGCAACCACCGCGGCGCGGCGCTGGGCGCCTTTGCCCTCTGGGGCGTCACCTACGGCCTCCTCCGCTTCAAGGACCAGCTTCCCGACTTCCTTCAGCCCAAGATCGACTTCGTGCGCCTCGCGCTCATCGGCGTTTTCCTCATCGTCGTCGTGCTGTGGCGGCCGTCCGGGATCCTTCCCGAGGAGAGGGTCGTATCGAGAACCTAG
- a CDS encoding ABC transporter ATP-binding protein yields MNLRVEPGELVAVVGPNGAGKSTLVKAVVGVARVFEGRVTFDGQDLLRRTASSRVRLGISYVPQVRNVFPSLTVRENLTMGAFVRPEREAELLETVLAAFPKLAERALQRAGSLSGGERQMLALGKALMSEPRLLVVDEPAAALAPVVADSVFERLASIRDGGTAVLAVEQRARRILSMADRAYVLDRGRNRFEGRGPEVLADPEMGRSYLGPAGPATPGPDKRLRSEPDS; encoded by the coding sequence GTGAACCTGCGCGTCGAGCCGGGGGAGCTCGTCGCCGTCGTGGGCCCCAACGGAGCCGGCAAGAGCACGCTCGTGAAGGCGGTGGTCGGCGTCGCGCGCGTCTTCGAAGGCCGGGTGACGTTCGACGGGCAGGACCTGCTTCGCCGGACCGCCTCCTCGCGCGTGCGCCTGGGCATCTCGTACGTGCCCCAGGTCCGCAACGTCTTTCCCTCGCTCACCGTGCGGGAGAACCTCACGATGGGCGCCTTCGTCCGCCCCGAGCGGGAGGCGGAGCTTTTGGAGACGGTGCTCGCGGCCTTCCCCAAGCTTGCCGAGCGCGCCTTGCAGCGCGCAGGCTCGCTCTCCGGCGGCGAGCGCCAGATGCTCGCCCTTGGCAAGGCGCTCATGTCCGAGCCCCGGCTGCTTGTCGTGGACGAGCCGGCGGCGGCCCTGGCTCCGGTCGTGGCCGATTCCGTGTTCGAGCGCCTCGCCTCCATCCGGGACGGCGGGACGGCCGTGCTGGCCGTGGAGCAGCGCGCGCGGCGGATCCTCTCGATGGCCGATCGCGCGTACGTGCTGGACCGGGGCCGCAACCGCTTCGAGGGGCGGGGCCCCGAGGTGCTCGCCGACCCGGAAATGGGCCGGTCCTACCTCGGGCCCGCGGGCCCCGCTACGCCTGGCCCAGACAAGCGTCTGCGATCGGAACCGGATTCGTGA
- a CDS encoding branched-chain amino acid ABC transporter permease: MVDASLLQFVVNGLVVGGILVLGAVGLTLVYGIRRFANFAHGDFLTLGAYVAWVVNVQMGLDVVVAAIVAMVSIALFGLALEHGLFWRFEGRGPLPPLIATVGLSFVLQNVVRMVWGTSPLTFRLPAETAMRLGPVAVTPTRLLALAVAVLVAIGLHVLLTRTRLGIAMRATADDVELARTTGIDTRVVVAAVWLLGGALAALAGVFLAATTQLSPTMGFGMLLLLFASVILGGIGSPYGAVLGGFLIGLSTEVSKPVFFALNLNATYSLAVAFVVMIVVLLLRPTGILGAGAPPLLARFRRRSPTEAAP, translated from the coding sequence ATGGTTGACGCAAGCCTCCTCCAATTCGTGGTGAACGGGCTTGTCGTCGGGGGCATCCTCGTACTGGGGGCCGTCGGGCTCACCCTCGTCTACGGCATCCGCCGCTTCGCCAACTTCGCGCACGGCGATTTCCTCACCCTGGGCGCGTACGTCGCGTGGGTGGTGAACGTCCAGATGGGGCTCGACGTCGTCGTCGCCGCCATCGTGGCCATGGTCTCGATCGCGCTCTTTGGGCTTGCGCTTGAGCACGGGCTGTTCTGGCGCTTCGAGGGCCGCGGCCCGTTGCCCCCCCTCATCGCCACGGTGGGGCTAAGCTTCGTCCTGCAGAACGTCGTGCGCATGGTGTGGGGCACAAGCCCGCTTACGTTCCGGCTTCCCGCCGAGACGGCCATGCGGCTGGGCCCGGTCGCGGTGACGCCCACGCGATTGCTGGCGCTTGCCGTGGCCGTCCTCGTGGCCATCGGTCTGCACGTCCTGCTCACGCGCACGCGGCTTGGCATCGCCATGCGCGCCACCGCCGACGACGTCGAGCTTGCGCGCACGACGGGCATCGACACGCGCGTGGTGGTGGCGGCGGTGTGGCTTTTGGGCGGCGCGCTTGCCGCGCTGGCCGGCGTGTTCCTCGCCGCCACGACGCAGCTGTCCCCCACGATGGGCTTTGGCATGCTGCTGCTCCTGTTCGCCTCCGTGATCCTGGGCGGCATCGGCAGCCCCTACGGCGCGGTGCTCGGGGGCTTTCTCATCGGGCTTTCCACCGAGGTGAGCAAACCCGTGTTCTTCGCGCTCAACCTCAACGCCACCTACTCGCTTGCCGTGGCGTTTGTCGTCATGATCGTCGTTCTGCTGTTGCGCCCAACGGGCATCCTGGGCGCCGGCGCCCCGCCGCTTCTGGCGCGCTTCCGGAGGAGGAGCCCCACGGAGGCGGCCCCGTGA